The following proteins are encoded in a genomic region of Plasmodium coatneyi strain Hackeri chromosome 6, complete sequence:
- a CDS encoding ATPase — protein sequence MKKKVDGRIKTLVENNVALGQRSMFLVIGDQGKNVVVNFYFLLNRLASRTHNILWCYKKKLDFSTSKKKRFREMKKKIKKGTFDTTIDSNFDAFLKSANIRFCFYNETKKVLGKTYSMCVLQDFSYITPNILCRCIETVIGGGIILFLLNKLDDVKNIYNLTLNCHKKYTQSGISSVYNNYITRFFLSLNQCSNAMFIDDEMNILPLNDNHLHVKKLIVGESQGDASLSGSRAATLGGHLCPDKEELRERLAQLEAICEENEKRAEERRRFLYSARVFAGGEEEQQIGKKGGNEIRNAGTDAADEQATPYSFLNRPIMNLLRICLTIDQLEVLLNMCKILRNDEEKKRQLKEVLISLLANRGRGKSATLGLLIALSIYFNYTNVILCSGNNDGMQTIYEFIEKGLHLLGYKEFTHYERIHNLGRLKEIIVFKDIHNLSNVKQRIRYFDILEEDMVNSELMIVDEAACIPIDILRGKIKGEITILSTTLNGYEGTGKTFIFKLLKQLKKKFITQLSYDDFKQMKRLYFERAFVDVSLDTPIRYSYNDQVEAWLNNFLCLNCNEPFKLKNSLCSPTNCQLYFVNKSIFKRFTKTSENFLRKIMTLFVTSHYKNTPNDLIMILDSQQHHLFVLLSGNVDCNSLSAEAVDELDIYGVLHCAIDGIVHPGVGKRLIKLEDLTKGGENHNEMNGERNGEVNGHHSGNDDCKNGQAGTPPAEKHSMPKEFEGNLMPYLVTEHFDYYFYSYIGIRVVRISVHPSIQNLNYGSQFLNKLFDYYSLYNGKGREGGAPYRENVILYRCSGEEGNGTDGRIFFDKQLSHVDYVGTCFGLTKGLLIFWQKNSFIPVYLKQQRNEITGEFSLLMLRHLNENLKKVFTNFYLDFVRSFCSLLPYSFRKLESFVVFNLLHNNPIILANPTRDELLLPRGKSNGEEKVEVEKKAENEVVVEEEKELFTLQDEDGDHYACFYDDELLSQENLFYFFHPNDICRLKRFVMESKPFADVLYLMQTVANLILFRKVPIQLTFLEYTILYAVSLQKKSCQDISDEISIHVNQTMALLRKVLHRFYTYLKDLMQKDIEKKVEAQFSQKLHKKKKRSRQVELPSEEYIDELNRNTRVVKKKSKKEKRALLREFNLSGTVKRKQINVKTNDDADPPKDKVSS from the coding sequence atgaagaaaaaggtggaCGGACGGATTAAGACCCTGGTGGAGAACAACGTGGCGCTGGGGCAGCGCAGCATGTTCCTGGTAATAGGGGACCAGGGGAAAAACGTAGtggtaaatttttacttcctgCTGAATCGGCTAGCCAGCAGGACGCACAACATCCTTTGGTGTTACAAGAAAAAGCTCGACTTCTCtacaagtaaaaaaaaacgattcagggaaatgaagaagaaaataaaaaaaggaaccttCGACACAACCATAGATAGTAACTTCGAtgcgtttttaaaaagtgctAACATTAGGTTCTGCTTCTACAATGAGACAAAGAAGGTTCTCGGGAAGACGTACTCCATGTGCGTACTTCAGGACTTCTCCTACATAACACCAAACATTCTGTGTAGGTGTATAGAGACAGTAATCGGTGGGGGAAtcattctcttccttttaaataagCTAGACGACGTGAAGAACATATACAACCTAACCTTGAATTGCCACAAGAAGTACACCCAGAGTGGCATCTCTAGTgtttacaacaattatataaCGAggttttttctctccttgaATCAGTGTTCCAATGCAATGTTTATTGACGATGAGATGAACATACTACCGTTGAATGATAACCACTTACATGTGAAGAAGCTCATCGTAGGAGAGTCACAAGGGGACGCATCTCTTAGTGGTTCTCGTGCGGCTACCTTAGGAGGGCACCTCTGTCCGGATAAAGAGGAACTGAGGGAGAGGTTGGCTCAGCTGGAAGCCATTTGTGAGGAAAACGAGAAAAGGGCGGAAGAGCGGCGTCGCTTCTTGTACTCCGCAAGGGTTTTcgcagggggggaagaagaacagcAAATCGGCAAAAAAGGTGGCAACGAAATCAGAAACGCCGGGACGGACGCGGCAGATGAACAGGCCACCCCGTACTCCTTCCTGAATAGACCCATAATGAACCTCCTGCGGATCTGCCTCACCATCGACCAGCTGGAGGTCCTGCTCAATATGTGTAAAATTCTGCGCAATgatgaagagaagaagaggcaGCTAAAGGAGGTGCTTATCAGCCTGCTGGCCAACCGAGGGAGGGGAAAGTCAGCCACGTTAGGATTATTAATCGCCCTAAGTATCTACTTCAACTACACCAACGTGATTCTCTGCTCCGGCAACAACGATGGCATGCAGACCATTTATGAGTTTATAGAGAAGGGGCTTCACCTCCTGGGGTACAAGGAATTCACTCACTACGAGAGGATACACAACCTGGGAAGGTTAAAAGAAATCATAGTTTTTAAGGATATCCATAACCTAAGTAATGTTAAGCAGAGGATTCGCTACTTTGACATACTGGAGGAGGACATGGTGAACTCAGAACTCATGATCGTAGATGAGGCTGCCTGTATTCCCATCGACATtttaagaggaaaaataaaaggtgaGATCACCATCCTGTCGACCACCCTTAATGGTTACGAAGGGACAGGAAaaaccttcatttttaagctACTCAAACagctaaaaaagaaatttataaCCCAGTTGAGTTATGACGATTTCAAACAGATGAAAAGACTCTACTTTGAAAGAGCATTCGTGGATGTCTCCTTGGACACACCTATAAGGTACAGTTACAACGACCAGGTAGAGGCTTGGCTAAATAACTTCCTCTGCCTCAACTGTAATGAGCCATTCAAACTGAAGAACTCCCTCTGCTCTCCAACCAACTGCCAACTCTACTTTGTTAACAAAAGCATATTCAAACGTTTTACCAAAACGAGTGAAAATTTCCTCAGAAAAATTATGACTCTTTTTGTTACCTCCCATTATAAGAATACACCAAACGATTTGATCATGATTCTGGACTCCCAGCAGCATCATTTGTTTGTCCTCCTGAGTGGCAACGTGGACTGCAACAGTCTGTCCGCTGAGGCTGTAGACGAGCTGGACATTTACGGCGTGCTGCATTGCGCCATCGACGGGATTGTTCACCCTGGTGTGGGTAAACGCCTGATCAAGCTGGAGGATCTCACCAAAGGTGGGGAGAACCACAACGAAATGAACGGAGAGAGGAACGGCGAGGTGAATGGTCACCACAGCGGAAATGACgattgcaaaaatggacaagCAGGAACCCCCCCTGCGGAGAAGCATTCCATGCCCAAAGAATTCGAAGGCAACCTGATGCCCTACCTAGTCACCGAGCACTTCGATTACTACTTCTACAGCTACATAGGAATAAGGGTGGTCCGTATATCCGTCCACCCGTCCATACAGAACTTGAATTACGGCTCGCAGTTCCTGAACAAACTCTTCGACTACTACAGTTTGTATAATGGAAAGGGTCGAGAGGGTGGAGCACCCTACAGGGAGAATGTCATTCTTTACCGCTGCAGTGGTGAAGAAGGTAACGGGACGGATGGGCGAATCTTCTTCGACAAGCAGCTGAGCCACGTCGACTACGTGGGCACGTGCTTCGGACTGACTAAAGGGCTACTCATCTTCTGGCAGAAAAATAGCTTCATCCCCGTTTACCTCAAACAACAGAGGAATGAAATAACAGGAGAGTTCAGTCTGCTCATGTTAAGACATTTAAATGAAAACCTCAAGAAGGTATTCACCAACTTCTATTTGGACTTTGTGCGTAGCTTCTGCAGCCTGTTGCCCTACTCCTTCAGAAAGCTGGAATCATTTGTTGTGTTCAACCTACTACATAACAACCCAATCATATTGGCGAATCCAACGCGGGATGAGCTTCTCCTCCCCAGGGGGAAGTCAAACGGAGAGGAAAAAgtagaagtggaaaaaaaagcagaaaatgaAGTAGTAGtagaagaggagaaggagtTGTTCACCCTACAGGACGAAGACGGGGACCACTACGCCTGCTTCTATGACGACGAGCTACTCAGCCAAGAAAACCTCTTCTACTTCTTCCACCCCAATGACATATGTCGACTGAAGCGGTTCGTCATGGAGTCCAAGCCCTTTGCAGACGTTCTCTACCTCATGCAGACCGTTGCTAATTTAATTCTCTTCCGGAAGGTACCCATCCAGTTGACCTTCCTCGAGTATACCATCCTCTACGCTGTGTCCCTCCAGAAGAAAAGCTGCCAAGACATTTCAGACGAGATCAGCATCCACGTGAACCAGACCATGGCCCTCCTGCGGAAGGTCCTCCACCGCTTCTACACCTACCTCAAG